The Neobacillus sp. PS3-34 genome has a window encoding:
- a CDS encoding CsxC family protein gives MNKNTGCGCNSHDKCPPLPTCDTAKTQDHFCMVGTPINLQDFERNVIIADIPITTNVEADIKLPHSAREIKQIRKNVQLTQCKAIPIENPNHPGAGIANAVNLFIEGFVHKNIQFSDSCNGFIRDFSVNVPFKCFQTISNLPDIDFCFSQKNNQISEIREMAADGMGSDRCSFGSETFEVFNQPVKCKLLRAKVLQMDFPHDFDNFGNFNKLTEKVTIDLVVRLTQEQRRDNAGANLRGTCF, from the coding sequence ATGAATAAAAATACTGGTTGTGGCTGTAACTCACATGATAAGTGCCCGCCATTGCCTACTTGCGATACAGCAAAAACTCAGGACCATTTCTGTATGGTAGGAACACCAATTAATCTTCAAGATTTTGAACGGAACGTTATTATCGCTGATATTCCTATCACAACAAACGTCGAAGCAGATATTAAGCTACCACATTCTGCTCGCGAGATTAAGCAAATCAGGAAAAATGTGCAATTAACACAGTGTAAGGCAATCCCGATAGAAAACCCGAATCATCCCGGTGCCGGTATAGCAAATGCTGTAAATTTGTTCATTGAAGGATTTGTGCATAAAAATATTCAATTTTCAGATAGTTGTAATGGGTTTATAAGAGATTTTAGTGTAAATGTTCCTTTTAAATGTTTTCAAACCATTTCTAACTTACCTGATATTGATTTCTGCTTTAGCCAAAAGAATAATCAAATTAGTGAGATCAGGGAAATGGCAGCGGATGGAATGGGCTCAGATCGCTGCAGTTTCGGATCTGAAACATTCGAGGTCTTTAACCAACCTGTTAAATGTAAATTGCTAAGAGCTAAAGTATTACAAATGGACTTCCCGCATGATTTTGATAATTTTGGTAATTTCAACAAACTTACTGAAAAAGTAACAATCGATTTAGTAGTTAGATTGACTCAAGAACAACGTCGTGACAATGCAGGTGCAAACCTCAGAGGTACATGTTTCTAA
- a CDS encoding sugar ABC transporter ATP-binding protein has translation MKEISIEFPGVKALDNVSFTAVTGKVHALIGANGAGKSTLMKVLAGAYSHYTGTILLDGRELAMRSPSSAQENGIQIVYQEVDTAIIPSLTVAENIMLNETVQRMGTKQWIRWKNIYSKAAEILASMNVKIPVTKLAIELTLAEKQLVLIARALSSDCRFLILDEPTAPLSHNETIELFRIVRNLKNRNVGIIFISHRMPEIFEICDEITIMRNGEFIVSEQIGATSPSGVIEHMLGRPLEEQFPRHNGRVGEILFEVTKLHDQDKVKNVSLQVRAGEIVGIAGLVGAGKTEVCKALFGAVKVTSGMIRIRGKNLNLGSPYDAVKNGIALVPEERRKEGILVQESVAANLTAANLKRFSGFMSFMDRRSERATAKEFIQRLGIKTPDEATKVQNLSGGNQQKVAIGKWLIADADVYIFDEPTKGVDVGAKRDIFELIAGLAMQGKAVIYASSEISEIIGITDRIYVLYDGESVKELEASETTEEEVLYYSTGGR, from the coding sequence ATGAAAGAAATCTCAATCGAGTTTCCGGGTGTGAAAGCCCTGGATAATGTAAGCTTTACGGCTGTTACAGGGAAAGTTCATGCACTAATCGGAGCTAATGGTGCAGGGAAATCGACACTGATGAAGGTCCTTGCCGGTGCGTATAGCCACTATACTGGAACCATTTTACTGGATGGCCGTGAGCTCGCGATGCGTTCCCCAAGCTCCGCCCAGGAAAACGGCATCCAGATTGTCTATCAGGAAGTTGATACTGCGATCATCCCTTCACTGACAGTCGCAGAGAATATTATGCTTAATGAAACAGTTCAGCGAATGGGAACCAAGCAGTGGATACGTTGGAAGAATATCTATTCAAAAGCTGCTGAAATCCTGGCAAGCATGAATGTGAAAATTCCTGTAACAAAGCTGGCAATTGAATTGACACTTGCAGAAAAGCAGCTGGTTCTCATTGCGAGGGCTCTTTCAAGCGATTGCCGCTTTTTGATATTGGATGAGCCAACAGCTCCGTTAAGCCATAACGAAACGATTGAGCTGTTTCGAATCGTCAGGAATTTAAAAAACAGAAACGTAGGGATCATTTTTATTTCACACAGGATGCCGGAAATTTTTGAAATCTGTGATGAAATCACCATCATGCGAAACGGGGAATTTATCGTAAGTGAACAGATTGGAGCCACTTCTCCTTCCGGCGTGATTGAACATATGCTGGGCCGTCCGCTCGAGGAACAATTTCCTCGCCATAATGGCAGGGTGGGGGAAATTCTGTTTGAAGTAACGAAACTTCATGACCAGGACAAAGTGAAAAATGTCAGCCTTCAAGTTAGGGCAGGGGAAATAGTCGGCATTGCCGGGCTTGTAGGTGCTGGAAAGACAGAAGTATGCAAGGCTTTGTTCGGAGCTGTTAAAGTAACCTCCGGGATGATCAGAATCCGTGGAAAGAATTTGAATCTAGGCAGCCCGTATGATGCAGTGAAAAACGGAATTGCCCTGGTGCCGGAAGAACGGCGAAAGGAAGGGATTTTAGTGCAGGAGAGCGTTGCAGCCAATCTGACTGCAGCGAATCTCAAAAGGTTTTCAGGTTTCATGAGCTTTATGGACCGCCGGTCTGAAAGAGCCACAGCGAAGGAATTTATTCAGCGCCTTGGCATCAAGACTCCTGACGAGGCTACAAAGGTCCAGAACCTGTCAGGGGGTAACCAGCAAAAAGTGGCGATAGGCAAGTGGCTAATCGCCGATGCTGATGTCTATATTTTCGATGAGCCAACAAAGGGAGTCGATGTTGGGGCCAAACGGGACATTTTCGAGCTAATAGCGGGGCTTGCAATGCAAGGAAAGGCCGTTATTTATGCTTCCTCCGAGATTTCTGAGATTATAGGGATTACAGACCGCATCTATGTCCTTTATGACGGTGAGAGTGTTAAGGAACTTGAAGCCAGCGAAACTACCGAGGAAGAGGTCTTATATTATTCAACAGGAGGCAGATAG
- a CDS encoding CsxC family protein codes for MSDKKHKKHTHKCDDHCECESTHNEHPHISIGKIVTKVPVVLAELTLQVNVDTTITFPEAVLEIKDIKKRLKITQCRLLLPTNKLFVKGFVRKNIQYASPCKDISESTSTSVASDLHSLTVDIPFQCVTEIKKFLSKPVMPEMNNRQEFDFFVSKPLPSGFPEKDELLTSDLSQFHQASKQFYNELPFCELISSKIIEWDEAIDRQPLPTSSPLDEGFFTTIEEKMVVDFTLKVLQNQQVRISSTTNDHDWDSDCN; via the coding sequence ATGTCTGACAAAAAACATAAAAAACACACTCATAAGTGTGATGATCATTGCGAATGCGAATCAACCCATAACGAACATCCACATATTTCCATTGGAAAAATTGTTACAAAGGTCCCTGTCGTTTTAGCTGAACTGACCTTGCAAGTAAATGTAGATACTACTATTACTTTTCCTGAGGCAGTATTAGAAATTAAAGATATTAAAAAGAGATTAAAAATTACTCAGTGTCGTCTGCTGCTGCCAACAAATAAATTGTTTGTAAAAGGATTTGTACGAAAAAACATCCAATATGCAAGCCCATGTAAGGATATATCAGAAAGCACTTCCACATCCGTAGCCTCAGATTTGCACTCATTAACTGTGGATATTCCATTCCAGTGTGTAACTGAAATTAAAAAGTTTCTTTCTAAACCAGTCATGCCCGAAATGAACAATCGCCAGGAGTTTGATTTCTTCGTTTCAAAACCATTACCTTCTGGATTTCCTGAAAAAGATGAGCTGTTAACAAGCGATCTTTCTCAATTCCATCAGGCAAGCAAACAATTTTATAATGAACTTCCTTTCTGTGAATTGATTTCAAGCAAAATTATTGAATGGGATGAAGCGATAGACAGACAGCCTTTGCCTACTTCTTCTCCTTTAGATGAAGGGTTTTTTACTACAATAGAAGAAAAAATGGTGGTAGATTTCACTTTGAAGGTTCTTCAAAATCAACAAGTACGCATTTCTTCCACAACCAATGACCATGATTGGGACTCTGACTGTAATTGA